The Pontibacter pudoricolor genome contains a region encoding:
- a CDS encoding DoxX family membrane protein has protein sequence MEYTPLQKISFLGLRILGSLIFITAGLNNLFKTAGATAKLQKSAFGHLATAIAPAESLVILSGIGLLVGGVMLLAGFKTKLASLGLLAILVPITLTVQIANPEGAGPLFKNVALMGILLFFMVNGAVYYGLDQVLELKRKAGFQTIGNRSYVAVLAFGVLAILGSCTSTSSMAQNSQQTTAKQKYAVLISQPSHLKAAVHTAGSITKDSKYNSEAFVIMACGKSVEAFQKGSEMAQYIAQGRALGVTYKICGMSLKQFNIDQSTLVDGLEVEPNGLTYMFDLQLQGYKTVEL, from the coding sequence ATGGAATACACTCCTTTGCAAAAAATATCGTTCCTGGGGCTCCGCATCCTGGGCAGCCTCATTTTCATAACTGCCGGCCTTAATAACCTGTTTAAAACAGCCGGCGCAACGGCCAAACTTCAGAAGTCCGCTTTCGGCCACCTGGCAACGGCCATCGCGCCAGCCGAGTCGCTGGTTATACTTTCGGGAATAGGCCTGCTGGTTGGGGGCGTAATGCTGCTTGCCGGCTTTAAAACCAAACTCGCTTCGCTGGGGCTGCTGGCTATACTTGTGCCTATTACCTTAACGGTGCAGATCGCAAACCCCGAAGGTGCCGGGCCTCTGTTTAAGAATGTTGCGCTGATGGGCATCTTGCTTTTCTTTATGGTGAACGGCGCTGTATACTATGGCCTCGACCAGGTGCTGGAGTTGAAAAGGAAAGCTGGTTTTCAAACTATAGGTAACAGAAGCTATGTAGCTGTGTTGGCTTTTGGAGTGCTGGCTATACTTGGGTCCTGCACTTCTACCAGCAGCATGGCACAAAATAGTCAGCAAACTACAGCCAAACAGAAATATGCTGTACTGATAAGCCAGCCAAGCCACCTGAAAGCCGCAGTACATACAGCCGGAAGCATAACCAAAGACAGCAAGTATAACAGCGAAGCATTTGTGATCATGGCCTGCGGAAAATCAGTGGAAGCATTTCAGAAAGGCAGCGAGATGGCGCAGTATATTGCGCAAGGCCGGGCATTAGGCGTTACCTACAAAATTTGCGGCATGTCGCTGAAGCAGTTTAACATCGACCAAAGCACGCTGGTAGATGGCCTGGAAGTAGAACCCAATGGCCTGACCTATATGTTTGACCTGCAACTGCAGGGCTATAAAACTGTTGAATTATAA
- a CDS encoding TlpA family protein disulfide reductase — MKNIPGWAVMLAVFGVLYVTGLHTEAIGQVQRLMLATGVKNANVPETLQNPDANAVADASAIAGSEMAGASFQMVGLDGKQVSFESLKGKVVFMNIWATWCPPCVAEMPNIQSLYEKVGSDKIAFVMLSVDEGGMDKVKKFISKKGFTFPVYMPASQLPQEFYSNAIPTTFIISPEGKIVAKQEGMADYDTKEVQEFLKNLVKK; from the coding sequence ATGAAGAATATACCAGGCTGGGCAGTAATGCTGGCGGTGTTTGGCGTTTTATACGTAACCGGTCTGCACACCGAAGCCATTGGCCAGGTACAGCGTTTAATGCTGGCCACCGGTGTTAAAAATGCCAACGTACCTGAAACCTTACAGAATCCGGATGCAAATGCAGTGGCCGACGCATCGGCAATAGCTGGCTCAGAAATGGCAGGTGCCAGTTTCCAAATGGTCGGGCTGGATGGCAAACAAGTAAGCTTCGAAAGCCTGAAAGGCAAAGTGGTGTTCATGAACATCTGGGCTACCTGGTGCCCGCCCTGCGTGGCCGAAATGCCGAACATCCAAAGCCTCTACGAAAAAGTAGGCTCAGACAAAATTGCTTTTGTGATGCTGTCGGTTGATGAAGGTGGCATGGACAAGGTGAAGAAATTCATCAGTAAGAAAGGCTTTACTTTCCCGGTATATATGCCGGCCAGCCAGTTACCGCAGGAGTTTTACTCCAATGCCATTCCTACTACGTTCATCATCTCACCGGAAGGCAAGATTGTAGCCAAGCAGGAAGGCATGGCTGATTATGACACGAAAGAAGTACAGGAATTCCTGAAGAACTTGGTAAAGAAATAA
- a CDS encoding DsrE family protein has translation MKLKLILLLAIFAFAASPAFAQVKQKEAKTRQHRIVYDVSAADTGQHAGIMRQLNNLKRAWPDAQVEVVVHGKALNLLVTENTGKATAIKDLQAKGVVFAACENTMRVRKITKDQLLPGVITVPMAVGELVLKQEEGWSYIKL, from the coding sequence ATGAAACTAAAACTGATCCTACTGCTGGCCATTTTCGCATTTGCAGCGTCGCCCGCCTTTGCCCAGGTAAAACAGAAAGAAGCGAAAACCAGACAACACCGCATTGTGTACGATGTGTCTGCGGCCGATACCGGACAGCACGCCGGCATAATGCGCCAACTCAATAATTTAAAAAGAGCCTGGCCCGATGCGCAGGTAGAAGTAGTAGTGCATGGCAAAGCCCTGAATTTGCTTGTGACAGAAAACACGGGTAAGGCAACTGCTATAAAAGACCTGCAGGCAAAAGGCGTAGTATTTGCTGCCTGCGAAAACACGATGCGCGTCCGAAAAATAACCAAAGACCAGTTATTGCCTGGCGTTATAACCGTGCCGATGGCCGTTGGCGAACTTGTACTGAAACAGGAAGAAGGCTGGAGCTATATTAAACTATGA
- a CDS encoding sterol desaturase family protein — translation MEKYRHIFTSSFSDYGHYLWHEMLHPGWGNYFYWLLGISLFFWLLEVIVPWRQHQARIRQDFWLDGFYMFFNFFLFSLVGFNAISNIGVEAFNDFLGLFGISNLVAFEVQSWPVWAQLLTLFIVRDFIQWNVHRLLHHSGFLWRFHKVHHSVQQMGFAAHLRFHWGETIAYRTLEYIPLAMIGFGIQDFFLVHIFATAIGHFNHSNIRVPLGPLRYLFNNPQMHIWHHAKYLPHRYGANYGISLSIWDYLFKTAYMPAEGRDIELGFEEVEQYPKSFIRQQWQPFLEGRDEDTPTASPVEELKKLENA, via the coding sequence ATGGAAAAATACAGGCATATATTTACTTCTTCGTTCAGCGACTACGGCCATTACCTGTGGCACGAAATGTTGCACCCGGGCTGGGGCAACTATTTTTACTGGCTGCTGGGCATTTCGCTGTTCTTCTGGCTACTGGAAGTTATAGTTCCGTGGCGCCAGCACCAGGCCAGGATCCGTCAGGATTTCTGGCTCGATGGCTTTTACATGTTCTTCAACTTTTTTCTCTTCTCGCTGGTAGGCTTTAATGCAATTTCCAATATTGGTGTAGAGGCTTTCAATGATTTCCTGGGGCTGTTTGGCATCAGTAACCTGGTAGCGTTTGAGGTGCAGTCGTGGCCGGTTTGGGCGCAATTGCTAACGCTGTTTATAGTGCGGGATTTTATACAATGGAATGTGCACCGCCTGCTGCACCATTCCGGGTTTTTGTGGCGTTTCCATAAAGTGCATCATTCGGTACAGCAAATGGGTTTTGCCGCGCACCTGCGCTTCCATTGGGGCGAAACTATAGCTTACCGCACCTTGGAATACATTCCGTTAGCCATGATCGGCTTCGGTATTCAGGACTTTTTCCTGGTGCACATTTTTGCTACGGCCATCGGGCATTTCAACCATTCCAACATCCGTGTTCCGCTGGGCCCGTTGCGCTACCTGTTCAATAACCCGCAGATGCATATCTGGCACCACGCCAAATACCTGCCCCACCGTTATGGCGCCAACTATGGCATCAGTTTAAGTATCTGGGATTATCTTTTCAAAACAGCCTATATGCCCGCAGAAGGCCGTGATATTGAGCTTGGTTTCGAAGAAGTGGAGCAATATCCGAAGTCGTTTATAAGGCAGCAATGGCAACCATTTTTAGAGGGACGAGATGAGGATACCCCTACGGCCTCACCAGTTGAGGAGCTCAAGAAACTGGAAAATGCCTGA